A region of Spodoptera frugiperda isolate SF20-4 chromosome 26, AGI-APGP_CSIRO_Sfru_2.0, whole genome shotgun sequence DNA encodes the following proteins:
- the LOC118264014 gene encoding GSK3-beta interaction protein has translation MTDKVLDEKTWPQEAEAAINDIRKHVKVASISSQLHNNNQRIYINLTTLESTDYCVEMSANGFRVVGRKYDDTTLSSIENMNYETPYALLNNISQKYRESFGGELMNKLLDLAARNSEG, from the coding sequence ATGACGGACAAGGTGTTAGACGAGAAAACCTGGCCACAGGAAGCCGAGGCAGCCATCAATGACATCCGCAAGCACGTGAAGGTTGCGTCCATATCCTCGCAGCTCCACAACAACAACCAGCGCATCTACATCAACCTCACCACGCTGGAGAGCACAGACTACTGCGTCGAGATGTCGGCCAACGGCTTCAGGGTCGTCGGCAGGAAGTATGACGACACCACGCTGTCCAGCATAGAGAACATGAACTACGAGACGCCGTACGCGCTGCTGAACAACATCAGCCAGAAGTACAGGGAGTCCTTCGGCGGAGAGCTCATGAACAAGCTGCTGGACCTGGCTGCTCGCAACTCTGAAGGCTGA